A DNA window from Comamonas sp. 26 contains the following coding sequences:
- a CDS encoding 2-dehydropantoate 2-reductase, whose protein sequence is MNLTKVCIFGAGAIGGWLGVALAKAGCELSAVARGQTLAALQQNGLTLVHGDARETVAVNAQQDPAALGVQDVVVIAVKAPAMPDVARQIAPLIGPQTLVLTAMNGVPWWFLAGGVDASLRGLQLKTVDPQGEIAQAIPTTQVIGSVVHASCSLDAPGVVRRHFGNSIIVGEPMTLPGDEPTPRLLALAELLRVGGLEVKVSSNIQRDAWYKLWGNMTMNPVSAITGAATDKILGDELVRNFITAVMLEAKEIGARIGLPISDSPQDRHQVTLKLGGFKTSMLQDVEGGKPVELDALVGAVREMGRMCGIATPFTDALLGLTRLRAQQLGLYPL, encoded by the coding sequence ATGAATTTGACCAAGGTATGCATTTTTGGCGCGGGTGCCATTGGCGGCTGGCTGGGTGTGGCGCTGGCCAAGGCAGGGTGTGAACTCAGCGCTGTGGCGCGGGGCCAGACTCTGGCCGCCCTGCAGCAAAACGGTTTGACGCTGGTTCATGGCGATGCGCGCGAGACCGTGGCTGTCAATGCCCAGCAAGACCCTGCTGCGCTGGGTGTGCAGGATGTGGTGGTGATTGCAGTCAAAGCCCCGGCCATGCCAGATGTAGCGCGCCAGATTGCGCCGCTGATAGGCCCGCAAACGCTGGTGCTGACAGCCATGAATGGCGTGCCATGGTGGTTTCTGGCTGGCGGGGTGGATGCCAGCCTGCGCGGCCTGCAGCTCAAGACCGTGGACCCGCAGGGCGAGATTGCGCAGGCCATTCCCACCACGCAGGTGATTGGCTCGGTCGTGCATGCCAGTTGCTCGCTGGATGCGCCCGGCGTGGTGCGCCGCCATTTTGGCAACAGCATCATTGTGGGCGAACCCATGACGCTGCCCGGCGACGAACCTACGCCGCGTCTGCTGGCGCTGGCCGAGCTGCTGCGCGTGGGCGGTCTCGAGGTCAAGGTCTCCAGCAACATCCAGCGCGACGCCTGGTACAAGCTCTGGGGCAATATGACCATGAACCCCGTCAGTGCCATCACCGGGGCGGCGACTGACAAGATTTTGGGCGACGAGCTGGTGCGCAACTTCATTACCGCCGTGATGTTGGAGGCCAAGGAGATTGGCGCCCGTATCGGCCTGCCGATCAGCGACTCGCCGCAAGACCGCCATCAGGTCACGCTCAAGCTGGGTGGCTTCAAGACATCCATGCTGCAGGATGTGGAAGGCGGCAAGCCGGTGGAGCTGGATGCGCTGGTGGGCGCGGTGCGCGAGATGGGCCGCATGTGCGGTATTGCCACGCCGTTTACCGATGCGCTGCTGGGGCTGACCCGGCTGCGGGCACAGCAGCTGGGTTTGTATCCGTTGTAA
- the cutA gene encoding divalent-cation tolerance protein CutA → MSTLSTKTASSPESHWATLCVVTTTVGHSGEAEDMARALVAAKAAACVQTERITSYYEWDGVLQSLPEWRLVCKTLPEALQRLTKLMRDQHSYEVPQITMRTERCLSDYAKWLKQQVQA, encoded by the coding sequence ATGAGCACCCTATCTACCAAGACCGCGTCTTCACCCGAAAGCCATTGGGCCACGCTCTGCGTGGTGACCACCACCGTGGGCCATTCTGGCGAGGCCGAAGACATGGCGCGCGCGCTGGTGGCTGCCAAGGCGGCGGCCTGCGTGCAGACCGAGCGCATTACCTCGTACTACGAATGGGATGGGGTGCTGCAGTCATTGCCAGAGTGGCGACTGGTCTGCAAGACCCTGCCCGAGGCTTTGCAGCGGCTGACCAAGCTGATGCGCGACCAGCACAGCTACGAGGTGCCGCAAATTACGATGCGTACCGAGCGCTGCCTGAGCGACTACGCCAAGTGGCTCAAGCAGCAGGTGCAGGCCTGA